CCGCCCCAGGGCCCCCTCCCCAAACCTTAACCGTACTGAGCGGTCCGTCACGTGAAGCAGCACCGGCAAGGGCCGGACCCTCACCCGGCACCGCCCCCCAAGAGCCAAGTGGGGGCCCcgcagagaggaaggaaggcccACCGTGCTCGCGCGGCCGAGCCACAGCGTGATGAACAGGAGCCCTGAGGCTGGCGTGGGCTGTTCCCGTTTCCCACAAGCCTTGGCAGCTCAGGGGTTGCCAGATCTGGGCACGCTCTGCCTCACCCCGGGAGCACACGGGGACAGCGGGGTAAAGACCACCCCCCTCCCAGGGGACACTCAAACCTCCAGGTCACCTACAGAGCCCACTGAATGCTCAGAATCCCAGCCCCGCCTCAGGTGTCTGAGTCTTTAGAATTCCCTGGGAAATGCTGCTTTAGGATGAGCTTCCCTTCTGTGCAGGGGAGAGCTCAGGACTTCTGAGATGACGGGAATTAGCCCAGGAGGGAGCACGCAGCGAGGCGAGAAAGAGTTAAAAACCCCCCTTCCCCGTGGGGGTCAGCTGTGGGCTGCTCTCCAGGCTCGGCCCCGCCCTCCGAAGGGAGGGTGAATTCTCTGGGGAAGGGCCAAGAGACTCTGCACAGTTCCAGCCTTGCAGCCGAGTCAGTCATCTCAGGACACCCTCAGAGATGCAGTGCGGGGCTGCGTGGAGAGCAAGCAGCTGCACCCCGCCCCTACCTCCAAGGCACCTCCCGCCAGGAGCGCTCTCCTTCCTGCACCGCCTGCCTGCCTGACACAGCGCCAGCCAGAGAGCTCCTGCTGGACCAGACGCACAGGAAGCCTGGCTGGGAAGCCGAGGGAGCGACCTAGTGCCTGGAACGCCACTGCCCCTGCCTCACAAGCCCACTCCCAGCGCTGTGCAGGCCCTCCCGCCTGCTGCCAGGAGATACCCTGCCCCTGGAGAGCGGCCCCTGCCTCGGACCCAGACAGCCACAGTGGccccgggagaggccacaaggctGGCCTCACACCCACCCGTCAGTCCGGGGCCACTGCCCACCTGTTTGGGGCCATCACTCTCCCTGAAGCTTGCGGGTCAGGTGGGCCCGAGCTGCCTGCCCTCCCGCCCTCCAGGCCCCACTGCTGGGTACCGACACCCGAACCCCAAGGGTTGCTCCAACGGGGTCCACTTCTCACTTCACGCTCCAGGCTTCTCCATCTGAACCTGAGCCCCGTAAGGGTCTGGACGAGGACCTGAGGACACGATGCCCCGCACCCATCCCAGCGAGCGGCTTCCAGTATGTCCGTCCCCCTCCCCACAGCACAGGAGCTGTGCGGAGCACGAAAAGGGGACCCGGGTCCCAGCCCCtaattcctccccctcccccgccaggtGTGACCTCCATCACTTCCGAGCCTCCTCACCCTTGGCGTTGATGTAGAAAGGAAGGGAGTGGTCCTGGCACAGGGGACAAACCTGGCTTGAGGGGCGGCACGCCCTGCGGCGTGGGGGCGGCTGTGGCTGCCAGGGAGGGGACAGAGCCACGGAGCGCACCACTGAGCCAAAGCACGGAACCCCCAAACCAGGGCGCACCGAACCGGTGACAGAAGGCAGCCGAGGGGCTTCTGGGAGGCTGCGGGGTCGGGGTGCCCAGGAGGCCCGCACCACTGCTGCACCCCAGGCACCCCCACGGGCAAAGTGGTGCCACAGCCGGGCCCCGTGCTCCCATCGGGTGTCCAGCCAGCATCACTCGTGAAaccagcccctcccctgcctcgGCCACCCACAGGGCCACCGTCCACGCCCAAACACTCAAAGTCACAGGAGTTTATTCAGAAAAGGCCTCTGCACCAGACTAAGAAAAtgagcccccctcccaccccacccccagcccacgaGGAGCCAGGTTACAAAGGCGGGGGGCGGGCAGCGGCGCAGAGGACGGAAGAGGCGGGAAGTGAGGTCGAGGTAAGAAGGGTGCTGAAGACCTGGCCTTCCCCAAGGGTGGGACCCGCCCCCGGTgggacccgcccccgcccccaccccccgcccccgccccccagcagtCGCAGCAGTGGCTGCAGTgaccagcagggagaggcccgcagaGCTGGGCGCGGAGAACAGCCGCCGGCATGGCTCCCAGGCCTgcggcagggcagggcagggccccgGGCGTCCCCTTCCCTAAGGCTCTCCGGGCTGGACAGAGGGCCCTGCCTCCGTGGGCTCTGCCCTCTCATCCACCTCGGGTGCTGCAGTGGCTGGGCTCCCGGGGGCACCCTGCTCCGGCCCTGCCTGGCCATCTGCTTCTTCTTTGACCCCATTTTCACCCTCTTCAGCCACTGGGCACCCTgacggggcagggggctgggtgggggccaGCGGCACGGTGCCATCACCTGCTGCCACCCCAGGGCCATCCCTGGCTCCCTGGTCCGTCTTCCTTCGCTTCCTCACCTCATCGGCCACCTTGgcctccaggggctgggggcagggctgctCGGCCTCCTCTGGGGCTTGGCCGCCCAGTTCCTGGGTCTCCGCCCCGAGGCTGCCCTGGCTGAGGGCACAGCCCTCCAAGTTCAGGGCGATCGTCTCCACCTCCGAGGCGCTCGGGCCCGGCTCCCCTGGGGCCCGCTCCCGCAGATTCGCCTCCAACTTCCTCTTCTTGCTCTCCTTGAGGCTTGGAGACTCTGGCCCCTGCTCCTCGCCGGCCTCGTCTCCCTGGtccttctccaaggctccagctTCCTGGGGCTCTGTGCCGGGAGGCTGGGGACCCCTGGCCACCTGGccctcctcctcacccctccctggCCCGCAGGTCTGCCCCTGGGCTCCGGCCTCAAGGAGGGGGTCCCCAGGGCTCTCCTCCCCGTTGGCCTGCCTGGGGCGGGCCGGCCGGGGCGAGCAGGGAGGAGAGCACGGCCTGAACTTCTGCAGCTTGTCGTGGGGCCCCCAGACGAACCTGTAGCGGGGCCGGAAGTGCTCCCAGGCGAAGTAGAGCAGCTCACGGCGCTGGTGCCGGCAGCGCACGGTGAACACGAAGTAATCCAGGGCGCTCTGCCGGACGCCCGGCAGCTGCCGGCGCACCAGCGTCTCCTCCAGGAAGAAGCGGGCCAGGGGCGCCTGGTAATGCTCCAGGCCCAGCTCCCCCAGAGACTTGAGGATGCGGGTGATGCGGAGGTTGTTGTGGCTGTGCCTGGAGGGGACAGGGGGCGCTGGCAGGGCTCCACGGGGCGGGCGGCGCTCAGCCaaagcccacccttccccccaagaGCCTGATGTGCACCAGCAGAGACACCCCGGCCCACAGGCCAGCCCCTGTCCCCACCTGCTCCCCCTGCAGGGCCCCGGTCCCTGAGAAGACGGCCTGTGAGCCTGGACCATGTAGGTGGGGGATTGTGATGCATCCTCTAGAAGGGTGACTGTCCCCTCGGTCCCATGGaacacccacccccacctcagcTGGAAGAGGACCAGGTGGGGACCCTCCAGAGGCGGGGGACTCAGTTATCCGTGGGCAAGGGTGGGTGTACCATCAGCAGAGTCATGCTCTGTGCCTCCCCCAAGCCCGGCGTTTCCCGCAAGGCAGGAGAGGGGAGCGTGCCCGCCACTCCCAGCGGGTGCCAGGCTCAGGGACGCTGGGAAGGCGATGGAGGCCCGCCGACgacctgacccctgacccccGACCCACGTGGCAGGAGGGCACAGCCAAGAAGCTTGTGGACCCGCGCGGCTTTCCTTTGTGCTCGCACCCCTATCAGGTGGGGTCCACCCCCGCTCTGCAAGCAAGGAGGGTGGCCAGAGCCTCGGGCACCGGCCCTGCAGGCCTCCTCCCCAACCTGAGACCGGCTGCGCGGACCCCCGAGCTGCTGGGCCCGGGGTGAGGGGCACCCTCACCAGTTGAGGTTCTGGAAGCGCTTCTGGTAGTTCTGCGCTCGGCACACCCGGCCCGTGTCCCGGTCCTTGAGCTGGATTCCGAAGAAGCCCAGCATGAGCTCGTAGGCCTGGACAAACCGCTTCCTGACCTCCGTGGAGCTTTTAAACGCCTGGAAAACGCCCCCCGAGAGCAGCAGGGAGCTCAGGGTGGCTCCAGTGCAGCTGTGGGGCCGCACGCTGCCCTCGGTCCCCGATTCATCCCAGGGCTTCGGCTCAGACCCTTAGGGTGAAGTGCCAGGGCGCAGAAGCCCAGGGACGCTCTCTACACTCTGAGCTGCTGCAAGGTCTTTCCGAGGCCTGAGGCACTGCTGTAGCCCCAAGAGGAACTCCCTGACCTCAGAGGGGACCTCAGGGACCCCAGGGCTGGACACGGGGCGGCAAGCTCCCACCCTGTCTCCTCGGTGCACCTGCTTGGCCTCTCTCGCGGCTCCTTGGCTCCTGGAGCCCCTCCCAACCGCCCAGGGCATCCCCCATCCAGCCCAAACCAGGGCTGGCCGAGGCAGAGCCCGGTCACTCTGACTCTGCTTGTGGCCCCCGCCCTGGCCCCCTGGATGTGAGCAATCCTCAGGGTCGGATATCTCTGGAAGCCTGCAAGGAGCCCtgggggcagaggtgaggaccgCTTGGGAAGGAAGGTAATTacagggctgggggggaggggctcCTCTAGCTCCCTCAGCGCCAGCAGCTCCTGAAGGGGCAGCGaacccaggccccgcccctggcCTTCAGAGCTCACCTGGACCTCGTGGAGCGTGAGGGGCTTGGCGTGGCAGTTCACTCCCGGCTCCCGCAGGGGAAACAGCCTGCGAAGGAAGAGATGGCACAGGCCCCGTCGGTGGCAGACGCGGGGCCACCGGCCACTCGGCACCCATTGGCTGGGTAGCCTGGGGCAGCTCTCCGCTTGCCTCCGGGCGCTGACTGGACCGCACCTGCCACAGGTTCTCACCAGCCAGTAAAGCCAAGGGGCGAGGGTGGGAGAGCTCCAGGG
The DNA window shown above is from Kogia breviceps isolate mKogBre1 chromosome 14, mKogBre1 haplotype 1, whole genome shotgun sequence and carries:
- the OGFR gene encoding opioid growth factor receptor codes for the protein MEDPDCDSTWEEDEEEDGEGPRAGADEDGEAGAPGDVEAEADARPSAFQLKVTGSRNWRAARDTRRYRHHYPDLVDGDGNGDTPNLSFYRNEIRFLPNGCFIEDILQNWKEEYDLLEDNHSYIQWLFPLREPGVNCHAKPLTLHEVQAFKSSTEVRKRFVQAYELMLGFFGIQLKDRDTGRVCRAQNYQKRFQNLNWHSHNNLRITRILKSLGELGLEHYQAPLARFFLEETLVRRQLPGVRQSALDYFVFTVRCRHQRRELLYFAWEHFRPRYRFVWGPHDKLQKFRPCSPPCSPRPARPRQANGEESPGDPLLEAGAQGQTCGPGRGEEEGQVARGPQPPGTEPQEAGALEKDQGDEAGEEQGPESPSLKESKKRKLEANLRERAPGEPGPSASEVETIALNLEGCALSQGSLGAETQELGGQAPEEAEQPCPQPLEAKVADEVRKRRKTDQGARDGPGVAAGDGTVPLAPTQPPAPSGCPVAEEGENGVKEEADGQAGPEQGAPGSPATAAPEVDERAEPTEAGPSVQPGEP